DNA from Quercus lobata isolate SW786 chromosome 1, ValleyOak3.0 Primary Assembly, whole genome shotgun sequence:
ttgcaacatctttttgaaatattttagggtttcaattgagttaaggttGTCTCGTAAtttgagagtcttaatagaaatgaaaaagaaaaatacactaattaaaagtactataaaatgttcaaaatataatgtgatattgtttctcattgatgaacttcatcaatttaactaataaatgtttatatcacatttttttgtgattaataacatgacaatttgtaaactaataataaaatttgtacatcactaataaaaaaagtacaacctttaaaaatatatataattttataaaaatttgggcatttaactataaaaaatggGGCCttttttctcaagaaaatttttgttttttaatggggccttaggcctaggccttaAGCCGGCCCTGAGCCCACCACACCGATCCCACCATGATCCACCACTGAAACTCAGCCCCAAACCCATGGCTAAAACCGATTAGTAAACCTATCACCACCCACAAACCAAACCCGATTTGCAAACCCACAACCACGTTGATCTTGCCACCACAACAACTACCAGTTCCTTGACCATGTTGATCTTGCCTAAAGAATCCTACAAACCGTTGCAAACCACCATATCACGCCAATCTCGCCACAAAAAATACCCAGAAAACGATGTCGAAAAAAGTAAGGGAGAGTGAGGAAGACGAGAAAAAGacgatgagagagagagagagagagagagagagagagagagagagagagaggagatgagCTCTGTTGAGCCTTGATAGAGAGAGACCCGTTGAAAGAAAAAtgtagaaaaaacaaaacttgaaaattaataaaataataatattttggttTACAATTGTGCTAGAGCGCCATTGTAAATGTACAATGGCACTATAGCAcaatgccaaatttttttacatttttccaTGTTTATCTTTTCGGCAGTTGTGACAAATTGGGCCTAAATACTAAATTTTGGTTACATTTGGCATATCCCTGACCCATTGTGAATACTCTAAGGGTACATTTGGTACATTGAATGTAGATTACATTAGGAATAGTAATCTTCATTATTGGGAATAAAAgacattgtaatggaataactattactattcataaatTTGGTTATTACATATGGAAAATTTGTAAAAGATGATGTATaaggaaactttatatttttggaaatatattaattttaaaacctattatatatactaaggaatatctattacatccattttaaagaggaataactattcttcaatttaaagaataatcATTCCAATGTAATAATCATTCCAATGTAATAAATATGCAACCAAATGACCGAATTGCTATTAcacatgaataactattccattACAGGACCTATTACAGcataccaaacgtaccctaagtGATGTAAAATCTACTAGGGAAACGTAATAGTGCAAATATATTAATAAGTGATGGAAAATCTACAATGGAAACGtatttatctatactattatttaagaggCTTCCCCTATTTGGATTTCctaattttttagttcaaaaatgcccctacatccctatatttaagtagagacaaaatgattttggtaaaaatacaactttaacttccactaaaaaattgcctaaaaaataaggTCACTCtcctattgatttttaaattgatttatccacttataaattaaattttcaaaataaaaattatatatataaaataaaaacacgttttttttttttgctacaaaataggaccactaaaaaaaagcctcacttataaattaaaatttcaaaataaaaacacttttttttggCTACAAAGAGGCTAGTGTAGATAACTAAGATATATATTAAGGAAAATGAGTATAACAAGAAatgttagctttttttttttttttttttttttgggttttgctaacgagtgtccttagggcacttattaataattcactttaggaaagttttaataccacttttatgagaaatgaaaaaaactgtcaaaatattaattacttttttttattttccataaaaactttctttatatGGATTATTAATCAGTACCCTAAAGACATtcgttagtattttttttatttttttttattttttaatgaaataacaGATTAACTCATGTTGACGtaccttttttttaacaagaaatGTTAACTTCGTAGAGGACAAAAAAGATTGacgtattttttttatatgtccttacgtattttttttttgtttaatttttaaataaataaattttggagatccggataaaaagaaaaagaaaaaaaagaagataagtgTCACATTTAAAAACACGTGGCAGAAAATACCGATAGGCAATGCAAGGTTTCGCCTAATCTGAAAAGACCGATAGGCAATGCAAGGTTTCGTCTAATCTGAGCTGTCCACGAACGAAGACGAAAACTGCCAACGTGTCAAATAAAGAAAGCGAATGCACAGTTCTCACCCACCGCAAGCGAGTAGAGAGTAAGCCCAAATAGGCGAAGAATAAAGAGTCGGAGTTCGTGGTGGCTCGTGCCGCGTGCGTGGGGTTGGCCCGCCCTACCCTACCCGACCTCCAACTCCAATCACTGAACCATCATCCTTCAGCCCCTACCGTTATCgaaaccaaaactaaaattgTTTCTCTCCTTTCATTTCCATCGCTCAATTTgattcctctttctttttctctctcttctctatccagatttcaaaacaaaacaaaacaaaaaggaaaaagcagACCTTAGAATATGCATCGTTAATTCATGGACTAGTTTAGTCTATAGAGTCCAGtctgataaaattaaaatcaccATGAGTTCGAGACGAATATCCAAAAGCAAAAGCAGGGTTTAATTTGGTTTTGGTGAattgagagagatagagagaatggGAACTGGAGCGTCGAAGAGTACGGAGGAGGGTGGGTCGCAGGGAATGGGGGAGGAGGAGGAGCGAAACCAAGCCGGGGGGCAGTTGTATGTGTCGTTGAAGATGGAGAATTACAAGCGCAAAGGAGACCTCATTCCTCATGTCTATGGCTCCGTTCCTCTCGTTGGCTCTTGGGATTCTTCTAAAGCtgtaattctctctctctctctctctctcttctgttcCTTGTGTTTAATACAATACAATTcaatacaatacaatacaaaGAAAGTACTACTActtgtttaattgttttgatgATTGTTTTGGTTAGCTTTCGATGGAACGCGAATCCGCGTCATTGTGGGAATTGAGCTTTGTTGTTCCTCCTAATCACGGTAACTAACTAATGTTTTGCTTAAGCATTTTGGAATTACTACttacttttattgcttttttgaATGAATAAAAAGGCGTGCATGCACAATACACCTATAATTAACTACCTCTATGTCTGTTATATGCTAATTCATTAGTACCCAATCAAGAATAGTAGTATCCTCCTCAATCCATTGGACAATACAGTTTTCAAATGGTGAAAATGAGTGAAAAGGaaataatagaaagaatgaatatagaaatatatatatttatttcattattcaaATATTATAGCAAACAATTAGgcaatatttaatatttatttgagGGGGGTTTTGGCTTGTttatttgctaatttttttttttttttttgggatgtagAAACTTTGGACTTTAAGTTCCTTTTGAGGCCCAAGTACAGTAATGTGCCTTGTATAGTTGAGGAAGGTCCAAACCGACAACTCATTGGGGGTACCTTGCAAGGGGATGCAAGGTTGGCTCTATTTAGGCTTAATGCTGATGAAGTTCTAGAGTATCGGGTGTTAATTCAAGCCGATAGGGTTTCGCCATTTGATCTTGCGGCTAGTTGGAGGGCTTATCAGGAGAACCTTCGGCCTTCAGCTGTTCGTGGTATTCCTGATGTCAGTATTAATTCAGTGCCAGAGATGAATGCTGAGGTACAATTTTGACTTACCACTGCACTAATGCTTTGCCATTCTAATTTGTTGGAGAGGAATTCTGATGCAAAACAAATTTGAGAGTTGTATTCATGTCCAATGAGCAATGAATTCAGTTAAACTACAATCAAACAATGGAAAATGAGAACTTGTTCCTTTTACAACAGATTATTTTATGTCAGCTTATGGCTTTTATTAGAAACGTCTTATATTCTCTATTCTGTGCAGAATGGCTCTTCAGCTAGTTTGGAACTTGATCTTGAACATTATGTTGTTCCAGCTCCAACAACTTCTGCCAATTCAGGTTTTTTTTATGCAGCCAATAACACAGAGACTCCAAGGTCATTAACTCTTGCTGGGGTTTTCTCTAACATGGATGGCTCAGGGAATGTTTTACATCCCTCTAAGGATGGTAGTGTTTCTACTGATCGCCCTGCAACCATAAAGGTTTTTCTTGTTAACCTATCTTGCATATAAGTAAATTGGAATTAGTTAAGGGTTTTGAAGTATTAGTGTGCTATATTTATCAACATTTGAACTTCAGGTTTTCTTTGGTCCATAATGGAATGGAACTATCATATTTATGTTTGACAAGCTAGTTGATTCAATAGCAATATGAGGATGTTGTTTAAAGTCAGATAAGACACTTACAGTTGATATTTCTGTTTAGCTTGAAGATGtctccatatttttttttcttctgtaaaatattttgttttggatcTAATGTTTTATCTTCATTTTTACATAGGAGATGGAGGTAATTGTCCCTGATTCATCCAGGATTTATTCAACTTCTGGGGTAGTTGAATCAAAGTCAGTTGGGACATTTTCACCTTCGCAAAAGCAAGATAGTCATAGGGGACTCCTTGTGGATAGGGGTGTTGGATCTCCAATGCTAGGTAAATCTGCTAGTGCAAGTACTTTCACTGTAGATCTCAGAATGGATACAGAAACGAAGGTTcgtaaaaaaatgtatttaaatttttttttttctttcacctgTGAAGATTGTATAATCCAATCAATTGCTTTTTCTCCCCCCTTCCCTTTTGTTAGAATTCAATGCCAGCGGCTGCTGGAGCTGTTGCAGCTGCAGCTGTAGCTGATCAGATGCTTGGACCAAAGGAGGATAGACATTTGGCAATTGTTCTGGTATTTCCCTGCATGTGTGTTTGTTAGAACCGTTGAAAACATAAATCACTGTTCTCCCACTATCTTAGTGAGATTGAAATTCAAAGTTGACCCTTAAATAGCCTGAAAATTGGATTTTGGTGGTAATTGCCATCATCAGTTCAGACGcttcataaaattatttcagaagtactacttattaaaaaataaatttagtagTACTGTTGAGAATGAATAATTCTAACTAGTTGCTTGTACTTTAGGTCGGTTTGCCAGCTCGAGGCAAGACATTTACTGCAGCTAAACTTACCAGATATCTCCGCTGGTTGGGTCATGATACCAAGCATTTCAATGTTGGAAAGGTCATTTAATCTTACCATGACTACTCTTTTTGTCCTTCAGACCTCAAGTTAATGGGGAAACATATAAAGACAAAAATTGttctaatttggtttttttttttttttttggttgcaataGTATCGGCGGCTTAAGCATGGGGCAAATCAGGTACATTTCTGCCCTTTCTTCCACAGTGATATTTCCTTCATcaatataaaatttcttttgcCTATTCTTCTTCTAAGTTGTATAAAGTGGGATGTGGTTAATTTCAGGCTGATTTTCTGGCAATGGAAGTGATTATTATCTGTTTTGTGGCTTAATTTTGGTCAGATGAACTCATTTGACATAGTTGATCTCATAGTGTTATAAATAATAGCCTGTTCCTTCTCTTCCTGTCTACTGTATTTCTttgttcctttaaaaaaaaaaaaagaatttactACGATTCTCTCTTAGACTTGTTTTGTCATACTCTACTAAGTGAATGGGGTCTGACAATATGTTAATTTCACACATTTGCACAACAGTGAGTATGTGCAAGGCATAGATGATAGTAGAAACACTACTTTCAGAATTCTTGATCAAATAGCCTATGGGGCTGTGTGGAAAATTTTCTATGTGGTATCAACAAAATTTGATTGGGTTTCTGGTCCACCTCAGAATAATCCTCTTCAAGTATATGCAGAGGAATGAGGAGGGAAAAAGGGAATTGGGTGGTGGCTTGGACCTAGGAAAACTATGGGTCTGTTTTATTGCAAGACTAGGATCTCTAAATTTAAAACAAGAGGGAGTTGGGTTGGCCTGTAATTATTATGGCCATTTAAACCAAACTggtccaattttttttgcagGAAGGAATCTTATGTTCTTGGAATGTCAGAGTTTTCGTAGTTTAGGAGAGAGGGAGCCCAATTTTTCTCCAACTGCTGCATCCATCAGCAGAGGGAACCTAGGTTTTTCCGGGAGGAATTGTCCTGTATTTGAAGGGAAGAAGTTTAGTTCCAAACCGGTTTGGAGCTATCTTCTTCCAACCCATTATGTGGCCAATGAAGAGACCCTccatgtgtagttttagtcatatgacttttttaatgagtcatgtatgtgacttgtttaaataatacacatgggTAGTCTTGTAAATTGCCATGTAGTGGGTTGGAGGAGATTcctctaaactagtttggagcTAATTTTTGTCCTATTTAAAATGTCATTTTGCCATCAAGCCAATTTTTCTTCATTGAATGtgtgtttttttcctttttccttgcTTTCTAAAAGCTTGAAGAAGATTGCAATAGTTTTATGAAATTTCTTGAATTATTCTTGATGGATGACTCATTTTCTTGGTGCAGTCTGCAGATTTTTTCCG
Protein-coding regions in this window:
- the LOC115989857 gene encoding 6-phosphofructo-2-kinase/fructose-2,6-bisphosphatase isoform X1, with product MGTGASKSTEEGGSQGMGEEEERNQAGGQLYVSLKMENYKRKGDLIPHVYGSVPLVGSWDSSKALSMERESASLWELSFVVPPNHETLDFKFLLRPKYSNVPCIVEEGPNRQLIGGTLQGDARLALFRLNADEVLEYRVLIQADRVSPFDLAASWRAYQENLRPSAVRGIPDVSINSVPEMNAENGSSASLELDLEHYVVPAPTTSANSGFFYAANNTETPRSLTLAGVFSNMDGSGNVLHPSKDGSVSTDRPATIKEMEVIVPDSSRIYSTSGVVESKSVGTFSPSQKQDSHRGLLVDRGVGSPMLGKSASASTFTVDLRMDTETKNSMPAAAGAVAAAAVADQMLGPKEDRHLAIVLVGLPARGKTFTAAKLTRYLRWLGHDTKHFNVGKYRRLKHGANQSADFFRADNPEGMEARNEVAALAMEDMISWMQEGGQVGIFDATNSSRKRRNMLMKMAEGKCKIIFLESLCNDERIIERNIRLKIQQSPDYAEQPDFEAGLQDFKDRLANYEKVYETVEEGSYIKMIDMASGHGGQIQVNNISGYLPGRIVFFLVNTHLTPRPILLTRHGESKDNVRGRIGGDTALSDAGEIYAKKLTNFIEKRLKSERAASIWTSTLQRTILTASPIVGFPKIQWRALDEINAGVCDGMTYEEIKKNMPEEYDRARKKDKLRYRYPRGESYLDVIQRLEPVIIELERQRAPVVVISHQAVLRALYAYFADRPLKEIPHIEVPLHTIIEIQMGVTGVQEKRYKLMD
- the LOC115989857 gene encoding 6-phosphofructo-2-kinase/fructose-2,6-bisphosphatase isoform X2; translation: MGTGASKSTEEGGSQGMGEEEERNQAGGQLYVSLKMENYKRKGDLIPHVYGSVPLVGSWDSSKALSMERESASLWELSFVVPPNHETLDFKFLLRPKYSNVPCIVEEGPNRQLIGGTLQGDARLALFRLNADEVLEYRVLIQADRVSPFDLAASWRAYQENLRPSAVRGIPDVSINSVPEMNAENGSSASLELDLEHYVVPAPTTSANSGFFYAANNTETPRSLTLAGVFSNMDGSGNVLHPSKDGSVSTDRPATIKEMEVIVPDSSRIYSTSGVVESKSVGTFSPSQKQDSHRGLLVDRGVGSPMLGKSASASTFTVDLRMDTETKNSMPAAAGAVAAAAVADQMLGPKEDRHLAIVLVGLPARGKTFTAAKLTRYLRWLGHDTKHFNVGKYRRLKHGANQSADFFRADNPEGMEARNEVAALAMEDMISWMQEGGQVGIFDATNSSRKRRNMLMKMAEGKCKIIFLESLCNDERIIERNIRLKIQQSPDYAEQPDFEAGLQDFKDRLANYEKVYETVEEGSYIKMIDMASGHGGQIQVNNISGYLPGRIVFFLVNTHLTPRPILLTRHGESKDNVRGRIGGDTALSDAGEIYAKKLTNFIEKRLKSERAASIWTSTLQRTILTASPIVGFPKIQWRALDEINAGVCDGMTYEEIKKNMPEEYEARKKDKLRYRYPRGESYLDVIQRLEPVIIELERQRAPVVVISHQAVLRALYAYFADRPLKEIPHIEVPLHTIIEIQMGVTGVQEKRYKLMD